A single window of Syntrophus aciditrophicus SB DNA harbors:
- a CDS encoding universal stress protein: MSSVSIHAVLIPLDGSSFSQRAVAYGIYVAKKMNIQLIGIHARTRGDSSAEETFIEIFLEDCRRFGISMELRQTTDLSSAAILEATADKETGLFLIPRPDRLELQSTQNKPAHLALPGAPYTLMVIPPEFREIESMGLIYNGCSEGDHSLDLAVSLSRQASWPLTILLPSEDPFRIDSLNRQLEDYFDQLTGEPLIDWDTVVLSGQQGEAAFRFLLDGSIELLVMSRPDLDSSMVMLLNKSPIPVIVTR; this comes from the coding sequence GTGAGCAGCGTTTCCATCCATGCGGTTCTGATCCCCCTCGACGGTTCCTCCTTCAGCCAAAGGGCAGTTGCATACGGGATTTATGTCGCCAAAAAAATGAATATTCAACTGATCGGAATACATGCCAGAACCCGGGGGGATTCGTCAGCAGAGGAAACCTTTATCGAGATCTTTTTGGAAGACTGCCGTCGTTTCGGCATTTCAATGGAGCTCCGGCAAACGACGGATTTGTCCTCAGCAGCAATCCTGGAGGCGACAGCGGATAAGGAAACCGGGCTTTTTCTCATTCCCAGACCGGATCGCCTCGAACTTCAAAGCACGCAGAATAAACCAGCGCATCTCGCCCTTCCCGGCGCGCCTTACACTCTGATGGTCATTCCTCCAGAATTTCGGGAAATTGAAAGTATGGGGCTGATCTATAACGGATGCTCCGAAGGGGACCATTCCCTTGATTTGGCTGTCTCTCTTTCCCGGCAAGCTTCCTGGCCGCTGACGATCCTTCTTCCTTCCGAAGATCCATTTCGGATTGATTCTCTCAACCGTCAACTGGAAGATTACTTTGACCAGCTGACCGGTGAACCGCTCATCGACTGGGATACCGTTGTCCTAAGCGGACAACAGGGAGAAGCAGCTTTCCGTTTCCTCCTCGACGGCTCCATCGAACTGCTGGTCATGTCCCGGCCCGACCTGGACTCATCCATGGTGATGCTTCTCAACAAAAGCCCGATTCCCGTGATTGTCACACGTTAA
- a CDS encoding NAD(P)H-dependent glycerol-3-phosphate dehydrogenase, which translates to MLKLNLDTSRIAVIGPGRLGTSFAYKFGRDNIKVTLYYHDADICREINREHLNPKHLTEDLALRSGGMDRVPRLSTRVTATNDLERVVEDHDFILLSITMNRLPELLGYLQPLIEKKAGDTCLISPIKGLTSDELTKELITPSQLIHNHLFRLKNKYQVVCIGGPFFDVDIALGRPVCVTIAGKSRICRFIREELFKFNRRELNSYYNFDIVGVEACGSLKNLVANIKGVADSLDLGDSFPGTIFARSGVEIRSLAKLLGGSFQAFYSQAGVGDMYVTLSSDASKNYRYGKYFYQLYDGNTIETNKRVLARIDGTPEGPNTIKNVHRYLEKKNMYSPLFQCAYQIFNEGGSKSNMKELLIQSCQLDRREKEYIGPVSRALYRIMPNLWYRREKGILANLDM; encoded by the coding sequence ATGCTTAAATTAAATCTGGATACAAGCCGGATTGCCGTTATCGGTCCGGGAAGACTGGGAACATCTTTCGCTTACAAGTTTGGACGGGATAACATAAAGGTCACCCTTTATTATCACGATGCGGATATCTGCCGGGAAATCAACAGGGAGCATCTCAATCCCAAACATCTGACGGAGGACCTTGCCTTGCGGTCGGGAGGCATGGACCGGGTGCCGAGACTTTCCACCCGGGTCACTGCAACCAACGATCTGGAGCGGGTTGTGGAAGACCATGATTTTATACTGCTCTCCATAACCATGAACCGGCTTCCTGAACTGCTGGGCTATCTGCAGCCCCTCATCGAAAAAAAAGCCGGAGATACCTGCCTTATTTCTCCAATCAAGGGGCTGACTTCCGATGAGTTGACCAAGGAGCTCATCACGCCATCCCAGTTGATTCACAACCACCTTTTTCGCTTGAAGAACAAATATCAGGTCGTCTGTATCGGCGGCCCTTTTTTTGATGTGGACATCGCCCTGGGACGTCCCGTCTGTGTGACCATAGCCGGAAAAAGTCGAATCTGCCGGTTTATACGGGAGGAACTATTCAAATTCAACCGTCGAGAATTGAATTCCTATTACAACTTTGACATCGTGGGTGTTGAAGCCTGCGGATCCCTTAAAAATCTCGTGGCCAACATCAAGGGCGTAGCGGATTCCCTCGATCTGGGCGATTCCTTTCCCGGAACCATATTCGCCCGTTCCGGCGTGGAAATCCGTTCCCTGGCCAAACTTCTTGGGGGAAGTTTTCAGGCATTCTACAGCCAGGCCGGGGTGGGGGACATGTATGTGACCCTGTCATCCGATGCCAGCAAGAATTATCGTTACGGGAAATATTTCTACCAGCTCTATGACGGCAATACCATTGAGACAAACAAAAGGGTTCTGGCGCGGATAGACGGGACGCCGGAGGGGCCCAATACCATCAAAAACGTTCATCGCTATCTGGAAAAGAAGAACATGTACAGCCCGCTGTTTCAATGTGCCTATCAGATATTCAACGAAGGCGGAAGCAAAAGCAATATGAAGGAACTCCTGATCCAGTCCTGCCAGCTTGACCGGAGAGAAAAGGAATATATCGGACCGGTTTCCCGCGCACTTTACCGGATTATGCCCAATCTGTGGTACCGCCGTGAAAAGGGCATCCTGGCCAATCTGGATATGTAG
- the surE gene encoding 5'/3'-nucleotidase SurE: MRYLLTNDDGIYARGLSALYSELSKDADCLIVAPEVERSAVGHAITLNRPLMVRRTKKDGNFLGYAVSGTPADCVKIGIKELSEKPVDLVVSGINIGANVGINVIYSGTVSAATEGAILGVPSMAISLGTLRNADYTFAAHFARTMARFIMKYFEKKSVALNINVPALPVQDIKGYAVTRQGKARLIESFDRRVDPRERLYYWLAGETQLSEQEEPDSDGSALSRGMISITPIYHDMTRYDALDGLKALLSKETSLLPVAKCDFQD; the protein is encoded by the coding sequence ATGAGGTATCTGTTGACCAATGACGACGGGATTTATGCCCGGGGCCTGAGCGCGCTCTATTCGGAGCTGTCGAAAGACGCGGACTGTCTTATTGTCGCGCCGGAGGTGGAACGAAGCGCAGTCGGTCATGCCATTACCCTCAATCGTCCCCTCATGGTCCGGCGGACCAAAAAGGACGGCAATTTTCTTGGCTACGCCGTTTCCGGAACTCCTGCTGACTGCGTCAAAATTGGAATAAAGGAACTATCGGAGAAGCCTGTGGATCTGGTCGTATCGGGGATCAACATCGGGGCGAATGTCGGAATCAACGTCATTTATTCTGGTACGGTATCCGCGGCAACGGAAGGGGCAATTCTGGGGGTTCCCTCCATGGCCATTTCACTGGGTACGCTGCGCAATGCGGATTACACCTTTGCCGCCCATTTTGCCCGTACCATGGCTCGATTCATAATGAAGTATTTTGAAAAAAAAAGCGTGGCCCTTAATATCAATGTGCCGGCCCTTCCGGTGCAGGATATAAAAGGGTACGCCGTGACGCGGCAGGGAAAGGCGAGACTGATCGAGAGCTTCGACCGCCGTGTTGATCCCCGTGAGAGGCTCTACTATTGGTTGGCGGGCGAAACGCAGTTATCGGAGCAGGAAGAACCGGATTCCGACGGCAGCGCCTTGAGCCGGGGGATGATCTCCATTACCCCGATTTATCATGACATGACACGCTATGACGCACTGGATGGTTTAAAGGCTCTTCTGTCAAAGGAAACCAGCCTTCTTCCTGTTGCGAAATGTGATTTCCAGGATTAA
- a CDS encoding sensor histidine kinase, producing the protein MKQEEKIIWQDSLPGHERSFLQPIAVAIVCAVFIGLILFMGIMDFRRSDRTLTGFMQNQGLSTISVVRKVSEENLKNLIQASQRENVPIFTPLQEESFAPQHWLTSSLAGIGRDVDEQWQAEQISNEYLRNIALRESLWLIAVMDKDGKVVFQSRPEGPSAGESNPGSKEPPLSSGENLISSLKKKGINFVALRRKDGSGTVVIALEKDSLRYWALRVSVEKAMEKLGEGQEMVYLVVMNHEGKLLGQVGNLPGTSKRLDQAFYNVLYGRKAVETRKMKFDNQPILDITAPFKISDRAGGIARIGLKRDSAEKILSENRRNMFVSLIFTVLVALLAMWLLYHNQNRHLAGIIEFERRLEKAERLSSLGQLAAGVAHEIRNPLNAISMASQRLKREFMPAEPEKAEEFQNMAGVIRDEIRRLNGIIEEFLTFSKSRRLDMRDYSVTEVLRKMTDLIREEAESRGITLKTEWSDEPVIIPMDVDKLQQALFNLVKNAMESISGGGSITISLSNEDRHRRIIRIADTGCGMTEEEVKKIFNPEYTTKQKGLGLGLSLAHEIIRGHGGEIRVLSREKVGTTFELILPAERKQDKSTNMAT; encoded by the coding sequence ATGAAGCAAGAAGAAAAAATTATCTGGCAGGACTCACTGCCCGGACATGAGCGTTCTTTTCTGCAGCCCATTGCCGTGGCGATTGTCTGCGCCGTGTTTATCGGCTTGATTCTTTTCATGGGAATCATGGATTTCCGCCGAAGCGACCGGACGCTCACAGGATTCATGCAGAATCAGGGACTTTCAACAATCAGTGTTGTGAGAAAAGTGTCGGAAGAAAACCTGAAGAATCTTATTCAAGCCAGCCAACGCGAAAACGTACCTATTTTTACCCCTTTGCAGGAGGAATCCTTTGCTCCGCAGCACTGGCTGACCTCCTCGCTGGCGGGAATCGGCCGGGATGTGGATGAGCAGTGGCAGGCGGAACAGATAAGTAATGAATATCTCAGAAATATTGCTCTACGTGAAAGCCTCTGGCTGATTGCGGTCATGGACAAGGACGGGAAAGTCGTTTTTCAGAGTCGACCTGAAGGACCTTCTGCTGGAGAAAGCAATCCGGGATCAAAAGAGCCCCCCTTGTCAAGCGGCGAAAATCTCATTTCCTCACTCAAAAAGAAGGGTATCAATTTTGTCGCGCTGAGAAGAAAAGATGGCAGCGGAACAGTGGTGATCGCCCTGGAAAAGGACTCTCTCCGGTATTGGGCACTGAGGGTATCCGTTGAGAAAGCAATGGAAAAACTCGGAGAAGGACAGGAAATGGTTTATCTGGTCGTCATGAACCACGAAGGAAAGTTGCTGGGGCAGGTAGGAAATCTTCCCGGAACTTCAAAGAGACTCGACCAGGCTTTCTACAACGTGTTGTATGGTCGGAAGGCTGTGGAAACACGGAAGATGAAGTTTGATAATCAACCGATTCTGGACATTACGGCTCCCTTCAAGATCAGCGACCGGGCGGGAGGAATTGCCCGGATCGGATTGAAGCGGGACAGCGCTGAGAAGATCCTTTCCGAGAACCGCAGGAATATGTTTGTCTCTCTCATTTTCACCGTTCTGGTGGCCCTGCTTGCCATGTGGCTTCTCTATCACAACCAGAACCGGCATCTTGCCGGGATCATTGAATTTGAGCGGCGCCTGGAAAAGGCGGAACGGTTGTCGTCTCTCGGCCAGTTGGCGGCGGGAGTGGCTCATGAGATCCGCAACCCCCTCAATGCCATCAGCATGGCCAGTCAACGGCTCAAACGGGAATTTATGCCGGCGGAGCCCGAAAAGGCCGAGGAATTTCAGAACATGGCCGGTGTGATTCGGGATGAGATCCGACGATTGAACGGAATTATCGAGGAATTTCTGACCTTTTCCAAAAGCCGCCGTCTGGATATGCGGGATTACTCCGTAACCGAAGTTTTGCGGAAGATGACGGACCTGATCCGGGAGGAGGCCGAATCCCGGGGAATTACACTGAAAACGGAATGGAGCGATGAGCCGGTCATCATTCCCATGGATGTGGATAAACTTCAGCAGGCCCTTTTCAACCTCGTAAAAAATGCCATGGAGTCCATCTCCGGTGGAGGTTCCATTACGATTTCCCTGTCGAATGAGGACCGTCATCGTCGGATCATTCGCATCGCGGACACCGGTTGCGGAATGACCGAAGAGGAAGTGAAAAAGATTTTCAATCCGGAATACACGACCAAGCAGAAGGGGCTGGGGCTGGGGTTGTCCCTCGCGCATGAGATCATTCGCGGCCATGGCGGGGAAATCCGGGTTTTGAGCCGGGAAAAGGTGGGAACGACCTTCGAGCTCATCCTTCCTGCAGAACGAAAGCAGGATAAATCAACAAATATGGCAACATAG
- the dnaK gene encoding molecular chaperone DnaK: MGRIIGIDLGTTNSCVAVMEGGDPVVIANQEGNRTTPSIVAFTESGERLVGQVAKRQAVTNSENTVYAVKRLIGRKYNSKEVQYDKSISPFKISEAPNGDAQIEVRGRAYSPAEISSMVLVKMKQTAEDYLGEKITDAVITVPAYFNDSQRQATKDAGKIAGLNVLRIINEPTAAALAYGLDKKKDEKIAVFDLGGGTFDISILELGEGVFEVKSTNGDTHLGGEDFDQRIIDYLVSEFKKDQGIDIRSDKMALQRLKEAAEKAKMELSSSMETDINLPFITADASGPKHMNIKLTRARMEALVEELIDRLEGPCRTALKDAGLSPKDIDEVILVGGMTRMPRVQQKVKEIFDREPHKGVNPDEVVAVGAAIQGGVLGGEVKDVLLLDVTPLSLGIETLGGVMTKLIEKNTTIPTRKSQIFSTAADNQPAVSIHVLQGERSMAGDNRTLGRFDLVGIPPAPRGIPQIEVTFDIDANGIVHVSAKDLGTGKEQSIKITASSGLSETEIEKLVREAESHGEEDRKKKELVEARNSADAMAYGVEKNIKEFGDKVDAAEKARIEDAIAKVRKAVEGDDINAIRSAQDELTTASHKLAEAMYAKTSQAGAGPQPGAGPGTGGQGPGKKDEDVVDADFEEVK; the protein is encoded by the coding sequence ATGGGAAGAATTATCGGAATTGATTTGGGAACCACCAATTCATGCGTTGCCGTAATGGAAGGGGGGGACCCCGTTGTTATAGCAAATCAGGAAGGGAACAGAACGACGCCGTCGATTGTTGCTTTTACGGAAAGCGGTGAAAGACTGGTGGGACAGGTTGCCAAACGGCAGGCTGTAACGAACTCGGAAAATACAGTTTACGCCGTAAAGAGACTTATCGGCAGGAAATATAATTCCAAGGAAGTTCAGTATGACAAGAGTATCAGTCCTTTCAAGATTTCCGAGGCGCCCAATGGGGATGCCCAGATTGAGGTGCGAGGCCGGGCGTACAGTCCTGCTGAAATATCCTCCATGGTTCTGGTGAAAATGAAACAGACCGCCGAAGATTATCTGGGCGAAAAGATTACTGACGCAGTGATTACCGTCCCGGCATATTTTAATGACTCCCAGCGTCAGGCCACGAAGGACGCGGGGAAGATCGCGGGCTTGAATGTTCTGAGAATCATCAACGAACCGACGGCGGCAGCCCTTGCTTATGGACTGGATAAGAAAAAGGATGAAAAAATCGCCGTCTTCGACCTGGGTGGCGGGACGTTCGATATCTCAATCCTCGAGCTGGGCGAAGGCGTTTTTGAAGTCAAATCCACCAACGGGGACACCCATCTCGGAGGGGAAGACTTCGATCAGCGGATCATCGATTATCTGGTCAGCGAATTCAAGAAAGACCAGGGGATTGATATCCGCAGCGACAAGATGGCCTTGCAGCGGCTTAAGGAAGCAGCGGAAAAAGCGAAGATGGAGCTGTCCTCCTCGATGGAGACGGACATCAATCTGCCCTTCATTACCGCGGACGCGTCGGGTCCGAAGCACATGAACATCAAATTGACCCGCGCCAGAATGGAGGCGCTGGTGGAAGAACTGATCGACAGGCTCGAGGGTCCCTGCCGGACCGCCCTCAAGGATGCCGGCCTGAGCCCGAAGGACATCGATGAAGTCATCCTCGTCGGGGGCATGACCCGTATGCCCAGAGTCCAGCAGAAAGTCAAGGAGATCTTTGATCGGGAACCTCACAAAGGCGTGAATCCCGATGAAGTCGTGGCTGTCGGCGCGGCGATTCAGGGCGGAGTCCTGGGTGGAGAAGTGAAGGATGTTCTGCTGCTCGACGTCACGCCCCTGTCCCTGGGAATCGAAACCCTGGGTGGCGTGATGACCAAACTCATCGAAAAGAACACAACCATCCCGACCCGGAAAAGCCAGATCTTTTCCACTGCGGCGGACAATCAGCCTGCCGTGAGCATTCATGTCCTTCAAGGGGAACGCTCCATGGCAGGGGACAACCGGACTCTGGGCCGGTTCGACCTCGTTGGAATTCCCCCGGCGCCCCGCGGAATTCCCCAGATCGAAGTGACCTTCGACATCGATGCCAACGGCATCGTCCATGTTTCCGCAAAGGATCTGGGAACCGGAAAGGAACAGAGCATAAAGATTACGGCATCGAGCGGTCTTTCCGAGACGGAAATCGAGAAGCTGGTCAGGGAAGCCGAGTCTCACGGTGAAGAGGACCGCAAAAAGAAGGAACTCGTGGAGGCAAGGAATTCTGCCGACGCCATGGCATACGGCGTCGAAAAGAATATCAAGGAATTCGGCGACAAAGTTGATGCCGCGGAAAAGGCAAGGATCGAGGATGCCATTGCCAAAGTGCGGAAAGCCGTTGAAGGCGATGACATCAATGCCATCAGGTCGGCTCAGGATGAATTGACGACGGCTTCCCACAAGCTGGCCGAGGCGATGTATGCAAAGACCTCTCAGGCCGGGGCGGGTCCACAGCCTGGAGCGGGGCCTGGCACCGGCGGACAGGGGCCGGGGAAAAAGGATGAAGATGTGGTCGATGCAGATTTTGAAGAAGTGAAATAA
- a CDS encoding TrpB-like pyridoxal phosphate-dependent enzyme, with translation MEPRKVILEDSEIPRQWYNILADLPKPLSPPLHPETHQPVGPEDLAPIFPMNIIEHEVSTQRWIDIPEEVLEKYLIWRPSPLYRARNFEKLLDAPVKIYYKHEGVSPAGSHKPNAAIPMAFYNKQFGIKRLTTETGAGQWGSALSMAAQMFGLECRVYMVRVSFDQKPYRRILMNTWGGECISSPSELTRIGRQIRADSPDTPGTLGIAISEAIEDAVTSENTRYALGSVLNHVLLYQTIIGLEAQKQMEKLGVYPDVVMGCCGGGSNFGGISLPFVKDKIEGKQVEIVGAEPTSCPTLTRGPYSYDFGDLAKMTPLLAMHTLGHDYVPAPIHAGGLRYHGIAPIVSQLLNLGLIEARAYDQLETFEAGIKWARSEGFVPAPETCHVIAAVVDEAKRAKEEGKEKSILFSWSGHGLIDLASYDAYLSGKLMPYELPEEEIQRVLKATENMPKP, from the coding sequence ATGGAACCAAGAAAGGTCATATTGGAAGACAGCGAGATTCCCCGACAGTGGTACAACATCCTGGCAGATCTGCCCAAGCCTCTCAGTCCGCCGCTCCATCCGGAAACGCATCAGCCTGTCGGTCCGGAAGACCTGGCGCCGATTTTCCCCATGAACATTATCGAGCATGAAGTCAGTACACAGCGCTGGATTGACATTCCCGAAGAAGTCCTGGAAAAATATCTGATATGGAGACCTTCTCCGCTGTACCGGGCAAGGAATTTTGAAAAGCTGCTCGATGCACCGGTGAAAATCTACTATAAACATGAAGGAGTGAGTCCTGCCGGTTCCCACAAACCGAATGCCGCCATTCCCATGGCTTTTTACAATAAACAGTTCGGCATCAAGCGGCTGACGACGGAAACCGGGGCGGGACAGTGGGGCAGCGCCCTGAGCATGGCGGCCCAGATGTTCGGGCTGGAATGCCGGGTCTACATGGTCCGGGTCAGCTTCGATCAGAAACCTTACCGGCGGATCCTGATGAATACCTGGGGCGGCGAATGCATTTCCAGCCCCAGCGAACTGACCCGTATTGGACGGCAGATCCGGGCTGATTCTCCGGATACGCCGGGCACCCTGGGCATTGCCATCAGCGAAGCCATCGAAGATGCCGTCACTTCGGAAAACACCCGTTACGCTCTGGGCAGCGTGCTGAATCACGTCCTTCTCTATCAGACCATTATCGGTCTGGAAGCACAGAAGCAGATGGAAAAGCTCGGTGTTTATCCCGATGTGGTCATGGGCTGCTGCGGCGGCGGGAGCAATTTCGGAGGTATATCTCTGCCTTTCGTCAAGGATAAAATCGAAGGGAAGCAGGTGGAAATTGTCGGGGCGGAGCCCACCTCCTGCCCGACCTTGACCCGGGGGCCATATTCCTATGATTTCGGTGATCTGGCAAAAATGACTCCTCTGCTGGCGATGCATACCCTCGGTCATGATTATGTGCCGGCGCCCATTCATGCCGGCGGCCTCCGTTATCACGGCATCGCGCCGATTGTCAGCCAGTTGCTCAACCTGGGGCTGATCGAGGCAAGGGCCTACGATCAATTGGAAACCTTTGAAGCCGGCATCAAATGGGCTCGTTCCGAAGGGTTTGTCCCTGCACCGGAAACCTGCCACGTGATCGCGGCGGTCGTGGATGAAGCGAAACGTGCTAAAGAGGAAGGTAAGGAAAAGAGCATTCTCTTCAGTTGGAGCGGCCACGGTTTGATTGATCTGGCATCCTATGACGCATACCTGTCCGGCAAACTGATGCCCTATGAACTGCCGGAAGAGGAAATTCAGCGGGTCCTGAAAGCGACGGAAAACATGCCTAAACCCTGA
- a CDS encoding replication-associated recombination protein A — translation MDLFDRNNETTEQSRRPLADRMRPETLDEFFGQEHLLKKHSLLRRAIEEDRLFSVIFWGPPGSGKTTLARIVAGETKAYFAAFSAVLSGVKELRKVVEEAEARWQNNRQKTVLFVDEIHRFNKAQQDAFLPHVESGLITLIGATTENPSFEVIAPLLSRCRVLVLKPFSDEDLVRILNRVLRDRRRGLGNLGLELDQDALAYLVHTADGDARTALNSLEAVASLLAAGEGQSSRISRVQVEEALQKKGLQYDKSGAEHYNLISAFHKSLRGSDPDAALYWLGRMLTAGEDPLYIARRMVRFASEDVGNADPMALSIAMTAMQAFHFIGLPEGELALAQAAVYLATAPKSNALYAGYGRVKAAIAATGTLPVPLHIRNAPTRLMKDLGYGRDYRYAHDYEGAWVPQEYLPDALLAKEHEFYRPTDRGYERTIRERLEKWKKRLNEARRQQQTSSEK, via the coding sequence ATGGATCTTTTTGATCGAAACAATGAGACAACGGAACAAAGCCGCCGGCCTCTGGCGGATCGAATGAGGCCGGAGACCCTGGATGAATTTTTCGGACAGGAGCATCTTCTGAAGAAGCATAGTCTTCTGCGGCGCGCGATTGAAGAGGACCGGCTGTTTTCCGTTATCTTCTGGGGACCGCCGGGGTCTGGAAAGACGACCCTGGCCAGGATTGTGGCCGGCGAGACCAAAGCGTATTTTGCCGCCTTCTCCGCAGTGCTTTCCGGTGTAAAGGAGCTTCGGAAGGTTGTGGAGGAAGCGGAGGCACGATGGCAAAACAACCGACAGAAAACGGTTCTCTTTGTCGACGAGATTCACCGTTTCAACAAGGCCCAGCAGGATGCCTTTCTCCCTCATGTGGAGAGCGGCCTGATCACACTCATCGGAGCGACCACGGAGAACCCTTCCTTTGAAGTCATCGCCCCGCTGCTGTCCCGCTGCAGGGTTCTTGTTCTCAAACCTTTTTCGGATGAAGATCTGGTCCGCATTCTCAACAGGGTGCTGAGGGACCGCAGGCGGGGTCTGGGAAACCTCGGATTGGAGCTTGATCAGGATGCCCTGGCATACCTTGTCCACACCGCCGATGGAGACGCCCGGACCGCGCTGAACAGTCTGGAGGCCGTCGCGTCTCTGCTTGCTGCAGGAGAAGGACAATCATCGCGGATTTCACGTGTGCAGGTCGAGGAGGCCCTGCAGAAAAAAGGCCTGCAGTACGATAAGTCCGGAGCGGAGCATTACAATCTCATCTCGGCTTTTCATAAAAGTCTCCGGGGCAGCGATCCCGATGCCGCCCTCTACTGGCTGGGACGAATGCTTACGGCGGGAGAAGACCCCCTTTACATCGCGCGCAGGATGGTCCGGTTTGCCTCGGAGGATGTAGGCAATGCCGATCCCATGGCGTTGAGCATCGCCATGACCGCAATGCAGGCATTCCATTTTATCGGACTGCCCGAAGGCGAACTGGCCCTGGCGCAGGCTGCCGTGTATCTGGCGACGGCGCCGAAGAGCAACGCCCTGTATGCGGGTTACGGTCGGGTGAAAGCGGCGATTGCCGCAACGGGAACGCTTCCCGTTCCCCTGCATATCCGCAATGCCCCGACGCGTCTGATGAAGGATCTGGGATACGGCCGGGATTACCGTTATGCTCACGATTATGAAGGCGCCTGGGTTCCCCAGGAGTATCTTCCCGACGCCCTTCTGGCCAAAGAGCATGAATTTTACCGACCCACGGACCGCGGCTATGAGCGGACGATTCGTGAACGCCTGGAAAAATGGAAAAAACGTCTGAATGAAGCCAGAAGACAGCAACAGACCTCTTCGGAAAAGTAA
- a CDS encoding amidohydrolase gives MAKTELDLLIRGSVLLTMREEEAVIENPVVGIRNGKIVLIMQNDLFTEEEYTARKVLDRSNTLIMPGLVNTHTHLAMSCFRGLADDLPLMAWLHEYIFPAEARHVNPEMVYAGSLLAMAEMILSGTTTFCDGYFFVDQVARAAKDAGMRAVVCQGFIDFPTPDTSDPSRQMETAERFIGTWKDASPLIQPALFCHSPYTCSPETLVRIKEAARREKILYVLHLSETREEVSLIQDCYGKRPALHLHNLDVLDPDTLAVHCVWLDEEEQGVLADCGVRVSHTPQSNMKLAAGIAPVPAMQAMGISVSLGTDGSASNNDLDLFREMDSTAKIHKVATGNPAVMDAARVVRMATSEGAGALGLQDRIGSLEVGKAADLIILDLNQPHLTPMYHPFSHLVYAASGADVLTTVIDGNVVMENRKILSFDLEAIMREVEKIAEKIRKSCRK, from the coding sequence ATGGCAAAAACAGAGCTTGATCTATTGATTCGCGGCAGCGTCCTGTTGACGATGCGCGAGGAGGAGGCTGTCATTGAAAACCCCGTCGTCGGCATACGGAACGGAAAAATCGTTCTGATCATGCAGAACGATCTCTTTACTGAGGAAGAATACACAGCCAGAAAGGTCCTGGATAGAAGCAATACCCTGATCATGCCCGGACTCGTGAATACGCACACACACCTGGCCATGTCGTGCTTCCGTGGACTGGCCGACGATCTCCCCCTGATGGCCTGGCTTCACGAATACATTTTCCCCGCAGAAGCGCGGCACGTCAATCCGGAAATGGTTTACGCGGGTTCCCTGCTGGCCATGGCGGAAATGATTCTGTCCGGCACAACGACCTTCTGCGACGGCTACTTCTTTGTCGATCAGGTCGCCCGGGCGGCAAAGGATGCCGGGATGCGGGCTGTTGTCTGCCAGGGATTCATCGATTTTCCCACGCCGGACACATCCGACCCGTCCCGGCAGATGGAAACCGCGGAACGGTTTATTGGAACGTGGAAAGACGCTTCACCTCTGATTCAGCCTGCCCTCTTCTGTCATTCACCCTACACCTGCTCCCCGGAAACACTGGTCCGCATCAAAGAGGCGGCCCGAAGGGAAAAAATCCTCTACGTTCTGCATCTTTCCGAAACCCGTGAGGAAGTTTCCCTGATCCAGGATTGTTATGGGAAACGGCCTGCTTTACATCTCCACAACCTGGACGTTCTTGATCCGGATACCCTTGCCGTGCACTGCGTATGGCTCGACGAGGAAGAGCAGGGCGTCCTGGCGGACTGCGGCGTCCGGGTTTCTCATACCCCGCAAAGCAACATGAAACTGGCGGCGGGCATCGCTCCTGTCCCGGCCATGCAGGCCATGGGCATTTCCGTATCTCTGGGAACTGACGGCTCAGCCAGCAATAACGATCTGGACCTTTTCCGGGAAATGGATTCGACGGCAAAGATCCACAAGGTCGCCACTGGAAACCCGGCCGTCATGGATGCCGCAAGGGTCGTCCGGATGGCCACTTCCGAAGGGGCCGGAGCCCTGGGGTTGCAGGACCGGATTGGGTCTCTTGAAGTCGGCAAGGCTGCGGATCTCATCATCCTCGATCTGAATCAACCTCATCTCACGCCGATGTACCATCCCTTTTCTCATCTCGTCTACGCGGCCTCCGGCGCGGATGTGCTCACCACCGTCATTGACGGCAACGTGGTCATGGAAAATCGGAAAATCCTCTCTTTCGACCTGGAGGCAATCATGAGGGAAGTCGAGAAAATCGCGGAGAAGATAAGAAAAAGCTGCAGGAAATAA